A section of the Phaseolus vulgaris cultivar G19833 chromosome 8, P. vulgaris v2.0, whole genome shotgun sequence genome encodes:
- the LOC137823954 gene encoding kinesin-like protein KIN-UB isoform X1 — MASNRNGVQRGSAKFDRPLKPRPRPSSPSPGSALRRATSAARNADAVPGRVRVAVRLRPRNAEEMTADADFADCVELQPELKRLKLRRNNWDSDTYEFDEVLTEFASQKRVYEVVAKPVVESVLDGYNGTVMAYGQTGTGKTFTLGRLGEVDASDRGIMVRSMEDIFADLSPNTDSVTVSYLQLYMETLQDLLNPANDNIPIVEDPRNGDVSMPGATLVEITDQHTFLELLRVGEANRIAANTKLNTESSRSHAILMVHIKRSVLESEDIVSSQNDEASHLTKPSKPLVRKSKLVVVDLAGSERVHKSGSEGHMLEEAKSINLSLSSLGKCINALAENNAHVPFRDSKLTRMLRDSFGGTARTSLIVTIGPSPRHRGETSSTILFGQRAMKVENMLKIKEEFDYKSLSRKLEVQLDKLIAENERQKKSFEDEVEKINLEAQCRIAEVERNFADALEKERLKCQMEYMELVKELEQKLVLNQERHDCNSSVADNGEGPASSSAGEVTEVKMLLETERSRRKAAEEEVEHLKNQLGNHTQTQAGDVEIIKLRNILEDEANKKKRLEEEIIILRSQLLQLNFEADQMRRCLENGSSGSTFSAMDSSRQSQFKDTANGQKSSVATLFEQVGLQKILSLLESDDANVRIHAVKVVANLAAEEANQKRIVEAGGLTSLLMLLRRYEDETVRRVAAGAIANLAMNEANQELIMAEGGITLLSMTASDAEDPQTLRMVAGAIANLCGNDRILMTLRSQGGIKALLGIVRCGHPDVLSQVARGIANFAKCESRASNQGIKSGRSFLIEDGALPWIVQNANNEAAPIRRHIELALCHLAQHEVNAKDLVSGGALWELVRISRDCSREDIRNLARRTLSSVSTFKSELRRLRVDY; from the exons ATGGCGTCGAACCGAAACGGCGTCCAAAGAGGAAGCGCCAAGTTCGATCGCCCTCTCAAGCCCCGTCCCCGCCCCTCCTCCCCCTCGCCGGGATCCGCCCTTCGCCGCGCAACCTCCGCTGCCAGAAACGCCGACGCCG TGCCTGGAAGAGTTCGGGTAGCTGTAAGATTGAGACCACGAAATGCTGAAGAAATGACGGCGGATGCCGATTTTGCTGACTGTGTTGAATTACAACCAGAG CTTAAAAGACTGAAACTTCGTAGAAACAATTGGGATTCTGACACTTATGAGTTTGATGAGGTGCTTACTGAATTCGCATCACAGAAACGTGTCTACGAAGTTGTGGCTAAGCCAGTTGTGGAG AGTGTTCTTGATGGTTATAATGGGACTGTGATGGCTTATGGTCAAACTGGAACTGGGAAAACTTTTACACTTGGACGGCTAGGGGAAGTTGATGCTTCTGATCGTGGTATCATGGTCCGTTCCATGGAGGATATTTTTGCTGACTTGTCACCCAATACTGATTCTGTGACAGTTTCTTATCTGCAG CTTTACATGGAGACTCTCCAGGACTTGCTTAATCCAGCAAATGATAATATTCCTATAGTGGAAGATCCAAGAAATGGTGATGTATCTATGCCTGGGGCAACTCTTGTAGAAATCACAGACCAACATACTTTTCTGGAGTTGTTAAGAGTAGGGGAAGCTAATAGAATTGCTGCTAACACAAAATTGAATACAGAATCTTCTCGCAGTCATGCGATTCTGATG GTTCATATTAAGAGGTCTGTCTTGGAAAGTGAAGATATTGTATCTAGTCAAAATGATGAGGCCTCTCATTTGACTAAACCTTCAAAACCACTTGTTCGGAAGAGCAAGTTGGTTGTGGTAGACTTGGCAGGTTCAGAACGTGTCCATAAGTCAG GAAGTGAAGGGCACATGCTTGAGGAAGCTAAATCTATCAATCTTTCACTTAGTTCACTGGGAAAATGTATTAATGCTCTAGCAGAGAACAATGCTCATGTTCCATTTCGTGATTCAAAGCTTACCAGGATGCTTCGAGATTCTTTCGGTG GCACAGCTAGGACTTCATTGATTGTGACTATTGGCCCATCACCACGTCATCGAGGAGAGACTTCTAGTACCATATTGTTTGGCCAAAGG GCTATGAAAGTTGAGAATATGCTGAAAATAAAGGAGGAATTTGATTATAAAAGCTTGTCTCGAAAGCTTGAGGTACAATTGGATAAGCTTATTGCAGAAAATGAAAGGCAGAAGAAATCTTTTGAGGATGAAGTtgagaaaataaatttagagGCACAATGTCGAATTGCCGAGGTTGAGAGGAACTTTGCAGATGCATTGGAG AAAGAGAGACTGAAATGCCAGATGGAGTACATGGAATTGGTAAAGGAGTTGGAGCAGAAGTTGGTATTGAATCAAGAAAGACATGATTGCAATAGTTCTGTGGCTGATAATGGAGAG GGCCCCGCATCATCTTCAGCAGGTGAAGTTACTGAGGTCAAAATGCTGCTCGAAACTGAAAGAAGTCGGAGGAAGGCAGCTGAAGAAGAGGTAGAACATCTAAAAAATCAGCTGGGGAATCACACACAAACACAG GCAGGAGATGTGGAGATTATAAAGCTTCGCAACATCTTGGAGGACGaggctaataaaaaaaaaagacttgaagaagaaataataataCTGAGAAGTCAATTATTGCAATTGAACTTTGAAGCTGATCAG ATGAGAAGGTGTTTGGAAAATGGAAGCTCTGGGAGCACATTTTCTGCCATGGATTCCTCCCGGCAATCCCAATTCAAGGACACTGCAAATGGTCAGAAATCATCTGTTGCTACACTCTTTGAGCAAG TTGGACTACAAAAGATTTTGTCGTTGTTGGAGTCAGATGATGCCAATGTACGAATTCATGCTGTCAAAGTGGTAGCCAACCTAGCAGCCGAAG AGGCTAATCAAAAGAGAATTGTTGAAGCTGGGGGGCTTACTTCCTTGCTGATGCTTCTTCGAAGATATGAGGATGAAACTGTTCGCAGAGTAGCTGCTGGGGCAATTGCCAATCTTGCTATGAATG AAGCGAATCAAGAACTTATTATGGCTGAAGGTGGAATTACTCTGTTATCAATGACTGCATCTGATGCTGAAGATCCACAAACTCTTCGAATGGTTGCTGGGGCAATTGCTAACCTATGTGGAAATG ATAGAATATTGATGACTCTGAGATCCCAGGGAGGTATAAAGGCTTTACTGGGAATCGTAAGATGTGGACATCCCGATGTCCTTTCCCAAGTTGCACGAGGAATTGCCAACTTCGCAAAATGCGAGTCTCGAGCCTCTAATCAAG GGATAAAAAGTGGGAGATCTTTTTTGATAGAAGATGGTGCACTTCCGTGGATTGTACAAAATGCTAACAATGAAGCTGCACCGATCAGGCGTCACATAGAGCTTGCACTCTGCCACTTGGCACAGCACG AAGTGAATGCAAAGGACCTGGTTAGTGGAGGTGCTCTCTGGGAGCTTGTCCGGATTTCACGAGATTGTTCACGAGAGGATATACGGAATCTTGCTCGTCGGACTCTCAGTTCTGTCTCAacattcaaatctgaattgcgGCGACTACGTGTAGATTATTAA
- the LOC137823954 gene encoding kinesin-like protein KIN-UB isoform X2: protein MSLMRCLLNSHHRNVSTKLWLSQLWRSVVLVHILISVLDGYNGTVMAYGQTGTGKTFTLGRLGEVDASDRGIMVRSMEDIFADLSPNTDSVTVSYLQLYMETLQDLLNPANDNIPIVEDPRNGDVSMPGATLVEITDQHTFLELLRVGEANRIAANTKLNTESSRSHAILMVHIKRSVLESEDIVSSQNDEASHLTKPSKPLVRKSKLVVVDLAGSERVHKSGSEGHMLEEAKSINLSLSSLGKCINALAENNAHVPFRDSKLTRMLRDSFGGTARTSLIVTIGPSPRHRGETSSTILFGQRAMKVENMLKIKEEFDYKSLSRKLEVQLDKLIAENERQKKSFEDEVEKINLEAQCRIAEVERNFADALEKERLKCQMEYMELVKELEQKLVLNQERHDCNSSVADNGEGPASSSAGEVTEVKMLLETERSRRKAAEEEVEHLKNQLGNHTQTQAGDVEIIKLRNILEDEANKKKRLEEEIIILRSQLLQLNFEADQMRRCLENGSSGSTFSAMDSSRQSQFKDTANGQKSSVATLFEQVGLQKILSLLESDDANVRIHAVKVVANLAAEEANQKRIVEAGGLTSLLMLLRRYEDETVRRVAAGAIANLAMNEANQELIMAEGGITLLSMTASDAEDPQTLRMVAGAIANLCGNDRILMTLRSQGGIKALLGIVRCGHPDVLSQVARGIANFAKCESRASNQGIKSGRSFLIEDGALPWIVQNANNEAAPIRRHIELALCHLAQHEVNAKDLVSGGALWELVRISRDCSREDIRNLARRTLSSVSTFKSELRRLRVDY, encoded by the exons ATGAGTTTGATGAGGTGCTTACTGAATTCGCATCACAGAAACGTGTCTACGAAGTTGTGGCTAAGCCAGTTGTGGAGGTCTGTTGTACTGGTGCATATCCTAATT AGTGTTCTTGATGGTTATAATGGGACTGTGATGGCTTATGGTCAAACTGGAACTGGGAAAACTTTTACACTTGGACGGCTAGGGGAAGTTGATGCTTCTGATCGTGGTATCATGGTCCGTTCCATGGAGGATATTTTTGCTGACTTGTCACCCAATACTGATTCTGTGACAGTTTCTTATCTGCAG CTTTACATGGAGACTCTCCAGGACTTGCTTAATCCAGCAAATGATAATATTCCTATAGTGGAAGATCCAAGAAATGGTGATGTATCTATGCCTGGGGCAACTCTTGTAGAAATCACAGACCAACATACTTTTCTGGAGTTGTTAAGAGTAGGGGAAGCTAATAGAATTGCTGCTAACACAAAATTGAATACAGAATCTTCTCGCAGTCATGCGATTCTGATG GTTCATATTAAGAGGTCTGTCTTGGAAAGTGAAGATATTGTATCTAGTCAAAATGATGAGGCCTCTCATTTGACTAAACCTTCAAAACCACTTGTTCGGAAGAGCAAGTTGGTTGTGGTAGACTTGGCAGGTTCAGAACGTGTCCATAAGTCAG GAAGTGAAGGGCACATGCTTGAGGAAGCTAAATCTATCAATCTTTCACTTAGTTCACTGGGAAAATGTATTAATGCTCTAGCAGAGAACAATGCTCATGTTCCATTTCGTGATTCAAAGCTTACCAGGATGCTTCGAGATTCTTTCGGTG GCACAGCTAGGACTTCATTGATTGTGACTATTGGCCCATCACCACGTCATCGAGGAGAGACTTCTAGTACCATATTGTTTGGCCAAAGG GCTATGAAAGTTGAGAATATGCTGAAAATAAAGGAGGAATTTGATTATAAAAGCTTGTCTCGAAAGCTTGAGGTACAATTGGATAAGCTTATTGCAGAAAATGAAAGGCAGAAGAAATCTTTTGAGGATGAAGTtgagaaaataaatttagagGCACAATGTCGAATTGCCGAGGTTGAGAGGAACTTTGCAGATGCATTGGAG AAAGAGAGACTGAAATGCCAGATGGAGTACATGGAATTGGTAAAGGAGTTGGAGCAGAAGTTGGTATTGAATCAAGAAAGACATGATTGCAATAGTTCTGTGGCTGATAATGGAGAG GGCCCCGCATCATCTTCAGCAGGTGAAGTTACTGAGGTCAAAATGCTGCTCGAAACTGAAAGAAGTCGGAGGAAGGCAGCTGAAGAAGAGGTAGAACATCTAAAAAATCAGCTGGGGAATCACACACAAACACAG GCAGGAGATGTGGAGATTATAAAGCTTCGCAACATCTTGGAGGACGaggctaataaaaaaaaaagacttgaagaagaaataataataCTGAGAAGTCAATTATTGCAATTGAACTTTGAAGCTGATCAG ATGAGAAGGTGTTTGGAAAATGGAAGCTCTGGGAGCACATTTTCTGCCATGGATTCCTCCCGGCAATCCCAATTCAAGGACACTGCAAATGGTCAGAAATCATCTGTTGCTACACTCTTTGAGCAAG TTGGACTACAAAAGATTTTGTCGTTGTTGGAGTCAGATGATGCCAATGTACGAATTCATGCTGTCAAAGTGGTAGCCAACCTAGCAGCCGAAG AGGCTAATCAAAAGAGAATTGTTGAAGCTGGGGGGCTTACTTCCTTGCTGATGCTTCTTCGAAGATATGAGGATGAAACTGTTCGCAGAGTAGCTGCTGGGGCAATTGCCAATCTTGCTATGAATG AAGCGAATCAAGAACTTATTATGGCTGAAGGTGGAATTACTCTGTTATCAATGACTGCATCTGATGCTGAAGATCCACAAACTCTTCGAATGGTTGCTGGGGCAATTGCTAACCTATGTGGAAATG ATAGAATATTGATGACTCTGAGATCCCAGGGAGGTATAAAGGCTTTACTGGGAATCGTAAGATGTGGACATCCCGATGTCCTTTCCCAAGTTGCACGAGGAATTGCCAACTTCGCAAAATGCGAGTCTCGAGCCTCTAATCAAG GGATAAAAAGTGGGAGATCTTTTTTGATAGAAGATGGTGCACTTCCGTGGATTGTACAAAATGCTAACAATGAAGCTGCACCGATCAGGCGTCACATAGAGCTTGCACTCTGCCACTTGGCACAGCACG AAGTGAATGCAAAGGACCTGGTTAGTGGAGGTGCTCTCTGGGAGCTTGTCCGGATTTCACGAGATTGTTCACGAGAGGATATACGGAATCTTGCTCGTCGGACTCTCAGTTCTGTCTCAacattcaaatctgaattgcgGCGACTACGTGTAGATTATTAA